The following are encoded in a window of Scophthalmus maximus strain ysfricsl-2021 chromosome 6, ASM2237912v1, whole genome shotgun sequence genomic DNA:
- the snrpe gene encoding small nuclear ribonucleoprotein E, whose product MAYRGQGQKVQKVMVQPINLIFRYLQNRSRIQVWLYEQVNMRIEGCIIGFDEYMNLVLDDAEEVHMKTKNRKPLGRIMLKGDNITLLQSVSN is encoded by the exons atgGCGTACAGAGGACAAGGACAGAAGGTCCAGAAGGTCATGGTGCAGCCCATT AACCTCATTTTCAGGTACCTACAAAAT CGCTCAAGGATCCAGGTGTGGCTGTATGAACAGGTGAACATGCGGATAGAGGGCTGTATTATT ggTTTTGATGAGTACATGAACCTGGTTCTTGATGATGCCGAAGAAGTTCACATGAAAACTAAGAACAGAAAGCCATTGG gGAGGATCATGTTGAAAGGAGACAACATTACCTTGCTGCAGAGTGTGTCCAACTAG
- the cdc42 gene encoding cell division control protein 42 homolog produces MQTIKCVVVGDGAVGKTCLLISYTTNKFPSEYVPTVFDNYAVTVMIGGEPYTLGLFDTAGQEDYDRLRPLSYPQTDVFLVCFSVVSPSSFENVKEKWVPEITHHCPKTPFLLVGTQIDLRDDPSTIEKLAKNKQKPITPETAEKLARDLKAVKYVECSALTQKGLKNVFDEAILAALEPPEPKKKRKCVLL; encoded by the exons ATGCAGACCATCAAGTGTGTTGTAGTTGGGGACGGTGCTGTGGGTAAAACCTGCCTGCTCATCTCTTACACCACAAACAAGTTTCCGTCTGAATATGTACCCACG GTCTTTGATAACTATGCGGTTACTGTAATGATTGGAGGCGAGCCCTACACTCTGGGCTTGTTTGACACAGCAG GTCAGGAAGACTACGACAGGTTACGACCCCTGAGTTATCCTCAGACAGATGTCTTCCTcgtctgtttctctgttgtgtctccctcctcctttgaAAACGTTAAAGAAAAG TGGGTTCCAGAGATCACCCATCACTGTCCAAAGACCCCCTTCCTCTTAGTTGGGACGCAGATTGACTTGCGGGATGACCCCTCAACTATAGAGAAGCTGGCCAAGAACAAGCAGAAGCCCATTACCCCGGAGACGGCCGAGAAGCTGGCAAGAGACCTTAAGGCCGTGAAATATGTGGAGTGCTCCGCCCTCACACAG aAAGGCCTAAAGAATGTGTTTGATGAGGCAATATTGGCTGCATTGGAGCCCCCAGAGCCCAAGAAGAAACGCAAATGTGTGCTGCTATGA